The following are from one region of the Shinella sp. PSBB067 genome:
- a CDS encoding glutamine synthetase family protein: MTPNDDSDWLINADGVESIQAVVCDLNGILRGKRVPVGQAQKVLKGGIRMPLSIVGVDVWGEDIVGSSHVFASGDMDGICAATGRGALPVSWTLKPSAVVPLWLFKESGEPFLADPRQALAHIVRQYNELGLRPVVASEMEFYLIDAEPDHAEPPISPYTGKRLDSDAILSIDELDDFGQFFSDVYAECERQNVPADSAVAENGIGQFEINLVHSDDPLKAADDALFFKRIIKGVARKHGFAATFMAKPYGMRSGSGMHMHFSVIDEDGNNVFDDGTPEGSAIMKHAVAGLTSGMAESTLLFAPHYNSYRRLRPDTHAPTSISWGYENRTAAIRIPGGDNKARRIEHRVAGADANPYLVMAGILGAALVGIRNKWEPPKPVSGRAYLSQLPRIPGEWGSAVTAFENGSIISEIFDQDLRSMMIACKRQEIAGFAEQVTDFEFSAYLEIV, encoded by the coding sequence ATGACGCCGAACGACGATTCCGACTGGCTCATCAATGCCGACGGCGTGGAAAGCATCCAGGCCGTCGTCTGCGACCTCAACGGCATCCTGCGGGGCAAGCGCGTGCCCGTCGGGCAGGCGCAGAAGGTGCTGAAGGGCGGCATCCGCATGCCGCTTTCCATCGTCGGCGTCGACGTGTGGGGCGAGGACATCGTCGGCTCCAGCCACGTCTTCGCCTCGGGCGACATGGACGGCATCTGCGCGGCGACCGGCCGCGGCGCGCTGCCCGTGAGCTGGACGCTGAAGCCCTCCGCCGTCGTGCCGCTGTGGCTGTTCAAGGAGAGCGGCGAACCCTTCCTTGCCGATCCGCGCCAGGCGCTCGCCCATATCGTGCGGCAGTACAACGAACTCGGCCTTCGTCCCGTCGTCGCCTCGGAGATGGAATTCTACCTGATCGACGCCGAGCCCGACCATGCCGAGCCGCCGATCTCGCCCTATACCGGCAAGCGCCTCGATTCCGATGCGATCCTCTCCATCGACGAGCTCGACGACTTCGGCCAGTTCTTCTCCGACGTCTATGCGGAATGCGAGCGGCAGAACGTGCCGGCGGATTCGGCGGTGGCGGAAAACGGCATCGGCCAGTTCGAGATCAACCTCGTCCATTCCGACGATCCGCTGAAGGCGGCGGACGACGCGCTGTTCTTCAAGCGCATCATCAAGGGCGTCGCGCGCAAGCACGGCTTTGCCGCCACCTTCATGGCCAAGCCCTACGGCATGCGCTCGGGCAGCGGCATGCACATGCATTTCTCGGTGATCGACGAGGACGGCAACAACGTCTTCGACGACGGCACGCCCGAGGGGTCGGCGATCATGAAGCATGCCGTGGCGGGCCTGACGAGCGGAATGGCGGAATCGACCCTGCTCTTCGCCCCGCACTACAATTCCTACCGGCGCCTTCGTCCCGACACCCACGCCCCGACCTCGATCTCCTGGGGCTACGAGAACCGCACCGCGGCGATCCGCATCCCCGGCGGCGACAACAAGGCGCGGCGCATCGAGCACCGCGTCGCCGGCGCCGATGCCAACCCCTATCTGGTCATGGCCGGCATCCTCGGGGCCGCCCTTGTCGGCATCCGCAACAAATGGGAGCCGCCGAAGCCCGTTTCGGGCCGGGCCTATCTCTCGCAACTGCCGCGCATCCCCGGCGAATGGGGCTCGGCCGTGACCGCCTTCGAGAACGGCTCGATCATCTCGGAGATCTTCGACCAGGACCTCCGCTCCATGATGATCGCCTGCAAACGGCAGGAAATCGCCGGTTTTGCCGAACAGGTCACCGACTTCGAATTCAGCGCCTATCTGGAAATCGTCTGA
- a CDS encoding GntR family transcriptional regulator: protein MTTHEYAHRRLRQAIMVGSIRPGEALTIRGIAEAMESSPTPVREALRRLSSEGALRVLDNRRIMVPRMTADRFSELISLRAVLEQHAARRAVPHITERRIDRLAEIDKAQDEAISRKDDATALLLNQEFHRTLYTANPEQVIMPMVESIWLQLGPFLGIAMEHVAQLYVVDRHQEAIAALRKRDEDAVAAAIRADISEGIGGFERAAIENLLRLAGQ from the coding sequence ATGACGACGCATGAATATGCGCATCGGCGCCTGCGCCAGGCGATCATGGTGGGCTCGATCCGGCCGGGCGAGGCGCTGACCATCCGCGGCATCGCCGAGGCGATGGAGAGCAGCCCCACGCCGGTGCGCGAGGCCTTGCGGCGGCTTTCCTCCGAGGGCGCGCTGCGCGTGCTCGACAACCGCCGCATCATGGTGCCGCGCATGACGGCGGACCGGTTCAGCGAGCTCATCTCGCTGCGTGCCGTCCTCGAGCAGCACGCCGCCCGCCGCGCCGTCCCGCACATCACCGAACGCCGCATCGACCGTCTCGCCGAGATCGACAAGGCGCAGGACGAGGCGATCTCGCGCAAGGACGACGCCACCGCGCTGCTGCTGAACCAGGAGTTCCATCGCACGCTATACACCGCCAATCCCGAGCAGGTGATCATGCCGATGGTGGAGAGCATCTGGCTGCAGCTCGGCCCGTTCCTCGGCATCGCCATGGAGCACGTCGCCCAGCTCTATGTCGTCGACCGACACCAGGAGGCGATCGCGGCCCTGCGCAAGCGCGACGAGGACGCCGTGGCCGCCGCGATCCGCGCCGACATCTCCGAGGGCATCGGCGGCTTCGAGCGCGCGGCCATCGAGAACCTGCTGCGGCTCGCCGGCCAGTAG
- a CDS encoding FAD-binding oxidoreductase: MKTDVIVLGAGVVGISAAIHLARRGKSVVLVDRRGVAEETSYGNAGLIQREGVYPYGFPHDFGALFRYALNNTIDAHYHPSAIPGIIPFLARYWWHSGFRQHQSIAHLYAPLIEHSISEHADLIAASGADDLIRKDGWMKVFRTEKVRDAAYAEAEKLSANFGVNHQKLTTAEVAAAEPHIRADLTGGLRWTDPWSIRDPQSLLKRYLAYFQSLGGALKSGDAATIEHVLEGEGWRIATPEGPLEAKDVVVALGPWADTVTRKLGYHFPLAVKRGYHMHYGAEESATLNNWVLDAERGYFLAPMLRGIRLTTGAEFAKRDARKTPVQLRRAEKVAREFFPLAERRDEEPWMGARPCTPDMMPIIGKAPRHAGLWFAFGHAHHGMTLGPVTGRVLAEKMLGERTTINIGPYRPERFIA; encoded by the coding sequence ATGAAGACGGATGTCATTGTTCTCGGCGCGGGCGTTGTCGGCATTTCGGCGGCGATCCATCTGGCGCGGCGCGGCAAGTCGGTGGTGCTGGTCGACCGCCGGGGCGTTGCCGAGGAGACCTCCTACGGCAATGCCGGCCTCATCCAGCGCGAGGGCGTCTATCCCTACGGCTTCCCACACGATTTCGGCGCGCTCTTCCGCTATGCGCTGAACAACACGATCGACGCACATTACCACCCCTCGGCGATCCCCGGCATCATCCCCTTCCTCGCCCGCTACTGGTGGCATTCCGGCTTCCGCCAGCACCAGAGCATCGCCCATCTCTATGCCCCGCTCATCGAGCATTCGATCAGCGAGCACGCCGACCTGATCGCCGCCTCCGGCGCCGACGACCTCATCCGCAAGGACGGCTGGATGAAGGTCTTTCGCACGGAGAAGGTGCGGGATGCGGCCTATGCGGAGGCGGAAAAGCTTTCGGCCAATTTCGGCGTCAACCACCAGAAGCTGACGACCGCCGAGGTCGCCGCCGCCGAGCCGCATATCCGCGCAGACCTGACCGGCGGGCTGCGCTGGACCGACCCGTGGTCGATCCGCGACCCGCAGAGCCTGCTGAAGCGCTATCTCGCCTATTTCCAGTCGCTCGGCGGCGCGCTGAAATCGGGCGATGCGGCAACCATCGAGCATGTGCTGGAAGGCGAGGGCTGGCGTATCGCGACGCCCGAAGGCCCGCTGGAGGCGAAGGACGTCGTCGTGGCGCTCGGCCCCTGGGCCGATACGGTGACGCGCAAGCTCGGCTACCATTTCCCCCTCGCCGTCAAGCGCGGCTATCACATGCACTACGGCGCGGAGGAAAGCGCGACGCTCAACAACTGGGTGCTCGACGCCGAGCGCGGCTATTTCCTCGCGCCCATGCTGCGCGGCATCCGCCTCACCACCGGCGCGGAATTTGCCAAGCGCGACGCGCGCAAGACGCCGGTGCAGCTCCGCCGCGCCGAAAAGGTGGCACGCGAATTCTTCCCCCTCGCCGAGCGCCGCGACGAGGAGCCCTGGATGGGCGCCCGCCCCTGCACGCCGGACATGATGCCGATCATCGGCAAGGCCCCGCGCCACGCCGGCCTCTGGTTCGCCTTCGGCCACGCCCACCACGGCATGACCCTCGGCCCCGTCACCGGCCGCGTCCTGGCGGAGAAGATGCTCGGCGAGCGCACGACGATCAATATCGGGCCGTACCGGCCGGAGCGGTTCATCGCTTGA
- the cobF gene encoding precorrin-6A synthase (deacetylating): MRKILVIGIGAGNPEHMTVQAIKALNRADVLLIPTKGAEKAYLAEVRREICDRFLENPACRILDYAVPVRRADGSYEDGVHDWHRAIAGIYERTLLDELGEDQALGLLVWGDPMLYDSTLRIVGHVRAAGRVAFETEVIPGITSVQALCAGHGIALNRIGLPVEITTGRRLAEGWPQSSRDALVMLDGVQAFRTVTDPEAEIWWGAYLGTPHEILLSGRLADMAETITQTRAKARAEHGWIMDTYLIRRPAGEEDAA; this comes from the coding sequence TTGAGAAAGATACTGGTCATCGGGATCGGCGCGGGCAATCCCGAGCACATGACCGTTCAGGCCATCAAGGCGCTGAACCGCGCGGATGTGCTGCTCATCCCGACCAAGGGCGCGGAAAAGGCCTACCTTGCCGAGGTGCGCCGCGAGATCTGCGACCGTTTCCTCGAAAACCCCGCCTGCCGCATCCTCGACTATGCCGTGCCGGTGCGCCGCGCCGACGGGTCCTACGAGGACGGCGTCCACGACTGGCACCGCGCCATCGCCGGCATCTACGAGCGCACGCTGCTTGACGAGCTCGGCGAGGACCAGGCGCTTGGCCTCCTCGTCTGGGGCGATCCGATGCTCTACGACAGCACGCTGCGGATCGTCGGGCATGTGCGCGCCGCCGGCCGCGTCGCCTTCGAGACGGAGGTCATTCCCGGCATCACAAGCGTGCAGGCGCTCTGCGCGGGCCACGGCATTGCGCTCAACCGCATCGGCCTGCCCGTCGAGATCACCACCGGCCGCCGCCTTGCCGAGGGCTGGCCGCAATCTTCCCGCGATGCGCTCGTCATGCTCGACGGCGTGCAGGCCTTCCGCACGGTGACGGACCCTGAAGCGGAGATCTGGTGGGGCGCCTATCTCGGCACGCCGCACGAAATCCTCCTGTCCGGCCGGCTCGCCGACATGGCCGAGACCATCACGCAAACCCGGGCCAAGGCGCGCGCGGAACACGGCTGGATCATGGACACCTACCTGATCCGCCGCCCGGCCGGCGAGGAGGACGCGGCATGA
- a CDS encoding FAD-binding oxidoreductase: MANKASYAGNGAYPDSYYAASRNIIRTPKVLEGAVTADVVVLGAGYSGLSTAIHLAEKGYKVVMVEGAGIGWGASGRNGGQVVNGLNASLDTIKRRYGDQAGAFVGSLVQEGGRIIRRLVSQYEIDCDLKNGSIYAAYTPAHMKELEHKKALWKSYGMDDHQMLDKAAMRKLVDTDAYIGGMLDTTGGHLHPLNLTLGEAKALETLGGVIYEQSPVIRVEHEAEKPVIHTEKGSVTANVAVLCGNAYLGHVVPKLVSRVMPVSTQMIATEPLGARADALIPSDMCVEDVRYILDYFRLSADKRMIFGGGTVYGGTDPADVRAKIRPNMEKVFPSLKGVKIDYAWSGNFALSFSRVPQMGKIGKNTYFAHGYSGHGVTGSHLFGRILSEAIDGDLSRFSQFEKLPWIPFPGGRMFRAQYSTIGSWWYQFKDAFGL, from the coding sequence ATGGCCAACAAAGCTTCCTATGCCGGCAACGGCGCCTATCCCGACAGCTACTACGCCGCCTCCCGCAACATCATCCGCACGCCGAAGGTGCTGGAGGGCGCGGTCACGGCCGACGTCGTCGTGCTCGGCGCCGGCTATTCCGGCCTTTCCACCGCCATCCACCTCGCCGAAAAGGGCTACAAGGTCGTGATGGTGGAAGGCGCCGGCATCGGCTGGGGCGCCTCCGGGCGCAACGGCGGTCAGGTCGTCAACGGCCTCAATGCCAGCCTCGACACGATCAAGCGCCGCTACGGCGACCAGGCCGGCGCCTTCGTCGGCAGCCTGGTGCAGGAAGGCGGCAGGATCATCCGCCGTCTCGTCTCGCAATACGAGATCGACTGCGACCTGAAGAACGGCAGCATCTACGCCGCCTACACGCCCGCCCACATGAAGGAGTTGGAGCACAAGAAGGCGCTGTGGAAGAGCTACGGCATGGACGACCACCAGATGCTGGACAAGGCGGCCATGCGAAAGCTGGTGGACACCGACGCCTATATCGGCGGCATGCTGGACACGACCGGCGGCCACTTGCATCCGCTCAACCTCACCCTCGGCGAGGCGAAGGCACTGGAGACGCTCGGCGGCGTGATCTACGAGCAGTCGCCCGTCATCCGCGTCGAGCACGAGGCGGAAAAGCCCGTCATCCATACGGAAAAGGGGAGCGTCACGGCAAATGTCGCCGTGCTCTGCGGCAATGCCTATCTCGGCCACGTCGTGCCGAAGCTCGTCTCGCGCGTCATGCCGGTCTCCACGCAGATGATCGCCACCGAACCGCTCGGCGCGCGCGCCGACGCGCTGATCCCGAGCGACATGTGCGTGGAGGACGTGCGCTACATCCTCGATTATTTCCGTCTTTCGGCCGACAAGCGCATGATCTTCGGCGGCGGCACCGTCTATGGCGGCACCGATCCGGCGGATGTGCGTGCCAAGATCCGGCCGAACATGGAAAAGGTCTTCCCGTCGCTCAAGGGCGTGAAGATCGACTATGCCTGGAGCGGCAATTTCGCGCTTTCCTTCTCGCGCGTGCCGCAGATGGGCAAGATCGGCAAAAACACCTATTTCGCCCATGGCTACAGCGGCCACGGCGTCACCGGCTCGCATCTCTTCGGCAGGATCCTCAGCGAGGCGATCGACGGCGACCTGTCGCGCTTCAGCCAGTTCGAGAAGCTGCCGTGGATCCCCTTCCCCGGCGGGCGCATGTTCCGCGCGCAATATTCCACCATCGGCTCCTGGTGGTACCAGTTCAAGGACGCCTTCGGGCTCTGA
- a CDS encoding pyridoxal phosphate-dependent aminotransferase: MNDQTKIEEAGFTPASRIAAIGVSKILQIGARASAMKKEGLPVIILGAGEPDFDTPDNVKAAAKAAIDRGDTKYTALDGTPELKKAICEKFRRENGVDYAIDEVTVATGAKQILFNAFMATVDPGDEVIIPTPYWTSYSDIVEICGGVPVLIPCDADAGFRLKAEQLEKAITPKTRWVLFNSPSNPSGAAYSEADYRPLLDVLLRHPHVWLMVDDMYEHIVYDGFKFVTPVAIEPRLKSRALTINGVSKAYAMTGWRIGYAGGPKALIKAMAVIQSQATSCPSSVSQAASVEALNGPQDFLKDRQASFKHRRDLVVSALNAIPGLACRTPEGAFYTFSGCAGVIGKVTPKGKRIEADSDFTDYLLEDAHVAVVPGSAFGLSPYFRISYATSEAELTEALKRIADACARLS; this comes from the coding sequence ATGAACGACCAGACCAAGATCGAGGAGGCGGGCTTCACGCCCGCCTCGCGCATCGCCGCCATCGGCGTCTCCAAGATCCTGCAGATCGGCGCCCGCGCGAGCGCCATGAAGAAGGAAGGCCTGCCGGTCATCATCCTCGGTGCCGGCGAGCCCGACTTCGACACGCCCGACAACGTCAAGGCCGCCGCCAAGGCCGCCATCGACCGGGGCGACACCAAATATACCGCGCTCGACGGCACGCCGGAGCTGAAGAAGGCGATCTGCGAAAAATTCCGCCGCGAGAACGGCGTCGATTACGCGATCGACGAAGTCACCGTCGCGACGGGCGCCAAGCAGATCCTCTTCAACGCCTTCATGGCGACGGTCGATCCGGGCGACGAGGTGATCATCCCGACGCCTTACTGGACGTCCTATTCCGATATCGTGGAGATCTGCGGCGGCGTGCCGGTGCTGATCCCCTGCGATGCGGACGCCGGCTTCCGCCTGAAGGCCGAGCAGCTCGAAAAGGCGATCACGCCGAAGACGCGCTGGGTGCTCTTCAACTCGCCGTCCAATCCGTCGGGCGCCGCCTATAGCGAAGCCGACTACCGCCCGCTGCTCGACGTGCTGCTGCGTCATCCGCATGTCTGGCTGATGGTCGACGACATGTACGAGCACATCGTCTATGACGGCTTCAAATTCGTGACCCCGGTCGCCATCGAGCCGCGCCTGAAAAGCCGCGCGCTGACGATCAACGGCGTCTCGAAGGCCTATGCCATGACCGGCTGGCGCATCGGCTATGCCGGCGGCCCCAAGGCGCTGATCAAGGCCATGGCCGTGATCCAGAGCCAGGCGACCTCCTGCCCGTCGTCGGTCAGCCAGGCCGCCTCGGTCGAGGCGCTGAACGGTCCGCAGGACTTTTTGAAGGACCGCCAGGCGAGCTTCAAGCACCGCCGCGACCTCGTCGTCTCCGCGCTGAACGCCATTCCGGGTCTTGCCTGCCGCACCCCGGAAGGTGCCTTCTACACCTTCTCCGGCTGCGCCGGCGTGATCGGCAAGGTGACGCCGAAGGGCAAGCGCATCGAGGCGGACAGCGACTTCACGGACTACCTCCTCGAAGACGCCCACGTCGCCGTCGTCCCCGGCTCGGCCTTCGGCCTCTCGCCCTATTTCCGCATCTCCTACGCCACGTCGGAAGCGGAACTGACGGAAGCGCTGAAGCGGATCGCGGACGCCTGCGCACGGCTTTCCTGA
- a CDS encoding saccharopine dehydrogenase family protein has protein sequence MKDIVVIGAGKIGSTITRMLAHSGDYRVTVADRSDEQLAAIERHAAVSTAVVDIADADAMKALLTGKFAVLSAAPYHLTVAIAEAAAAAGVHYLDLTEDVESTRQVKRIAANAKTAFIPQCGLAPGFISIVANDLASRFDTLESVRMRVGALPQYPSNALNYNLTWSTDGVINEYIEPCEAIVEGALIEVPALEEREEFSLDGVTYEAFNTSGGLGTLCESLKGKVRTLNYRTIRYPGHAAIMKALLNDLGLRHRREVLKDIFENALPTTTQDVVIIFVTVSGRKGGRLIQETYANKVYSAPVAGVLHSAIQITTAGSICAVLDMLADGSLRAEGFVRQEEIALDAFLANRFGHYYAQEHHGARAA, from the coding sequence ATGAAGGACATCGTCGTCATCGGCGCAGGCAAGATCGGCTCGACCATCACGCGCATGCTGGCCCATAGCGGGGACTACCGCGTCACCGTCGCCGACCGCTCGGACGAGCAGCTCGCCGCCATCGAGCGCCACGCCGCCGTTTCGACCGCCGTCGTCGACATCGCCGACGCCGACGCCATGAAGGCGCTGCTCACCGGCAAGTTCGCCGTTCTCTCCGCTGCGCCCTACCACCTCACCGTCGCCATCGCCGAGGCCGCCGCCGCTGCCGGCGTGCACTATCTCGACCTTACGGAAGACGTCGAATCCACCCGCCAGGTCAAGCGCATCGCCGCCAACGCCAAGACGGCCTTCATCCCGCAGTGCGGCCTCGCACCGGGCTTCATCTCCATCGTCGCCAACGACCTCGCCAGCCGCTTCGACACGCTCGAAAGCGTGCGCATGCGTGTCGGCGCGCTGCCGCAGTACCCGTCCAACGCCCTCAACTACAACCTGACCTGGAGCACGGACGGCGTCATCAACGAATATATCGAGCCCTGCGAAGCCATCGTCGAAGGCGCGCTGATCGAGGTGCCGGCGCTTGAAGAGCGCGAGGAGTTCTCGCTCGACGGCGTGACCTACGAGGCCTTCAACACCTCGGGCGGCCTCGGCACGCTCTGCGAATCGCTGAAGGGCAAGGTCCGCACCCTGAACTACCGCACGATCCGCTATCCGGGCCACGCCGCCATCATGAAGGCGCTGCTGAACGACCTGGGCCTGCGTCATCGCCGCGAAGTCCTGAAGGACATCTTCGAAAACGCCCTGCCGACCACCACGCAGGACGTCGTCATCATCTTCGTGACCGTTTCCGGTCGCAAGGGCGGTCGCCTGATCCAGGAAACCTACGCCAACAAGGTCTATAGCGCCCCGGTCGCCGGCGTGCTGCATTCCGCCATCCAGATCACGACGGCGGGCTCGATCTGCGCCGTGCTCGACATGCTGGCCGATGGCTCGCTGCGCGCCGAAGGCTTCGTCCGCCAGGAAGAAATCGCCCTCGACGCCTTCCTCGCCAACCGCTTCGGTCATTACTACGCCCAGGAACACCACGGCGCCCGCGCCGCCTGA
- a CDS encoding Lrp/AsnC family transcriptional regulator has translation MSISTLAPKDRELLAILSENAREQTATIARKLGLSRTTVQAKIDRLERDGVIAGYGVKLSDAYESGMVKAHVLITIAPKTLARITTELHAISAVRTLHSVSGSFDLIAVVEAASIAELDHLIDRIGVIDGVERTLSSIILSTRIRR, from the coding sequence ATGAGCATTTCGACGCTAGCCCCCAAGGATCGCGAGCTTCTCGCCATCCTCAGCGAGAACGCCCGCGAGCAGACCGCGACCATTGCCCGCAAGCTGGGCCTGTCGCGCACGACCGTGCAGGCGAAGATCGACCGGCTGGAGCGCGACGGGGTGATCGCCGGCTACGGCGTGAAGCTCTCCGACGCCTATGAGAGCGGCATGGTGAAGGCGCATGTGCTGATCACCATCGCGCCGAAGACGCTCGCGCGCATCACGACGGAGCTGCACGCCATCTCCGCCGTGCGCACGCTGCACTCGGTCAGCGGCAGCTTCGACCTCATCGCCGTGGTCGAGGCCGCGTCGATTGCGGAGCTGGACCACCTGATCGACCGCATCGGTGTCATCGACGGCGTGGAGCGAACGCTGTCCTCGATCATCCTGTCGACGCGAATCAGGCGATAG
- a CDS encoding helix-turn-helix domain-containing protein: MEKLNAARLKALDADHISNLARMEQSNEDILVHSSEIPGGYIVPRHRHRRTQFLCVFSGVVLVATDRGRWMIPPGHALLIPRGLEHSVEMYSDVSMRSVYIYSPVGRAASLEPTVLEVTDLARQLIAEAVRKGALAEEHARAELIMALLIDEIGRLPERRLGLPFPVSGRLAGLCRDFVDQPSPTAKIDEWARRLNMSRRTFTRFFRQEMGVSFVTWRQQACLFACLPRLAAGEPVTRVALDAGYESVPAFTTMFKRMLGASPRAYLTSRKAA; this comes from the coding sequence ATGGAAAAACTCAACGCCGCACGGCTGAAAGCGCTGGATGCCGACCACATCAGCAACCTCGCCCGCATGGAGCAGTCGAACGAGGACATTCTCGTCCACAGTTCGGAGATTCCGGGTGGCTATATCGTGCCGCGGCACCGTCATCGCCGCACGCAGTTCCTCTGTGTCTTCTCCGGCGTCGTGCTGGTGGCGACCGATCGCGGCCGCTGGATGATCCCGCCCGGCCATGCCCTGCTCATTCCCCGCGGGCTGGAGCATTCCGTCGAGATGTACAGCGATGTCAGCATGCGTTCGGTCTATATCTATTCGCCGGTCGGAAGGGCGGCCTCGCTGGAGCCGACCGTCCTGGAGGTGACGGACCTCGCGCGCCAGCTCATCGCCGAGGCCGTGCGCAAGGGCGCGCTGGCGGAGGAGCATGCGCGGGCGGAGCTGATCATGGCGCTCCTCATCGACGAGATCGGCCGCCTGCCGGAGCGCCGGCTGGGTCTGCCCTTTCCGGTGAGCGGCCGGCTTGCCGGCCTCTGCCGGGACTTCGTCGACCAGCCATCGCCCACGGCGAAGATCGACGAATGGGCAAGGCGGCTCAACATGAGCCGGCGCACCTTCACCCGCTTCTTCCGGCAGGAAATGGGCGTCAGCTTCGTCACCTGGCGCCAGCAGGCCTGCCTCTTCGCCTGCCTGCCGCGCCTTGCCGCCGGAGAACCGGTGACGCGCGTCGCCCTCGATGCCGGCTATGAGAGCGTGCCGGCCTTCACCACCATGTTCAAGCGCATGCTGGGCGCCTCGCCGCGCGCCTACCTGACGAGCCGCAAGGCCGCGTGA
- a CDS encoding MFS transporter produces the protein MSTVVPAAPRGAATATYSIIVAVSACHMLNDIMQSLLTSLYPLLKENYALDFVQIGLLTMAFQVTASLLQPAVGIVTDRWPMPFSLPVGMGSTFVGLIMLAYAHSFPVLVLGACLIGLGSAIFHPESSRVARLASGGRHGLAQSMFQVGGNAGTALGPLLAAFIVLPFGQASVAWFSAVALLGMVILTWVGNWYAGERRLAAGRPAASRTLPLPRGRVAWALAVLVLLTTTKNAYLASISSYFTFYTIDRFGLDVQQAQLMLFLFLGASALGVFMGGPIGDRLGTRFVIWFSILGVIPFALMLPYANLFWTGVLTVLIGLIFSSAFSAIVVFAQELIPGRVGMIAGIFFGFAFGAGGLGAALLGGVADSHGIEFVYKICSYMPLLGILTVFLPRLPAKH, from the coding sequence ATGTCGACTGTCGTTCCAGCGGCGCCGCGCGGCGCTGCCACTGCCACCTATTCCATCATCGTCGCCGTCAGCGCGTGCCACATGCTGAACGACATCATGCAGTCGCTGCTGACGTCGCTCTATCCGCTCCTCAAGGAGAACTATGCGCTCGACTTCGTGCAGATCGGCCTTTTGACCATGGCGTTCCAGGTGACGGCCTCGCTGCTGCAGCCGGCCGTCGGCATCGTGACGGACCGCTGGCCGATGCCCTTCTCGCTGCCGGTCGGCATGGGCAGCACCTTCGTCGGGCTGATCATGCTCGCCTATGCGCATTCCTTCCCGGTGCTCGTCCTCGGTGCCTGCCTGATCGGTCTCGGCTCGGCGATCTTCCACCCGGAATCCTCACGCGTCGCGCGCCTCGCCTCCGGCGGGCGGCACGGCCTGGCACAGTCGATGTTCCAGGTCGGCGGCAATGCCGGCACGGCGCTCGGCCCGCTGCTGGCCGCCTTCATCGTGCTGCCCTTCGGCCAGGCGAGCGTCGCCTGGTTCTCGGCCGTCGCCCTTCTCGGCATGGTCATCCTCACCTGGGTCGGCAACTGGTATGCCGGCGAGCGCCGCCTTGCGGCCGGCCGCCCGGCCGCCAGCCGCACGCTGCCGCTGCCGCGCGGCAGGGTCGCCTGGGCGCTGGCCGTCCTCGTCCTCCTGACGACGACGAAGAACGCCTATCTCGCCAGCATATCGAGCTATTTCACCTTCTACACGATCGACCGCTTCGGCCTCGACGTGCAGCAGGCGCAGCTCATGCTGTTCCTCTTCCTCGGCGCTTCCGCGCTCGGCGTCTTCATGGGCGGCCCGATCGGCGACCGGCTCGGCACGCGCTTCGTCATCTGGTTCTCGATCCTCGGCGTCATCCCCTTCGCGCTGATGCTGCCCTATGCGAACCTCTTCTGGACGGGTGTGCTGACGGTGCTGATCGGCCTGATCTTCTCGTCGGCCTTCTCCGCCATCGTCGTCTTCGCGCAGGAACTGATACCGGGCCGCGTCGGCATGATCGCCGGCATCTTCTTCGGCTTCGCCTTCGGCGCGGGCGGCCTCGGCGCGGCCCTGCTCGGCGGCGTCGCCGACAGCCACGGCATCGAGTTCGTCTACAAGATCTGCTCCTACATGCCGCTCCTCGGCATCCTCACGGTCTTCCTGCCGCGCCTGCCGGCAAAGCACTGA